The nucleotide window GGATGATCGTGGACCTGGCAGTGCGTGTGGAGAAACTTCGCTTCGCTTATCCTGACGGGAGGCTCGCTCTCGACGACGTCAGCTTTGCCATCGCGCCTGGCGAGAAGGTGGCCGTGGTCGGCCCGAACGGCGCCGGCAAATCCACCCTCTTTCTCCATCTGAACGGCGTCCTGCATGGGCAGAACGAGGGGCGCATCTGGGTCGCCGGCGTGGAGCTTACCGACAAAAGCCTGCGTCAGGTGCGGGCACGCGTCGGCCTGGTGTTCCAGGACCCCGATGACCAGCTCTTCTCCCCAACCGTCTTTGAGGATGTGGCCTTTGGCCCCCTGCATATGGGCCTCCCCGAGGAAGAGGTGCGCCGGCGCGTGACCCAGGCCCTGACAGCCGTCGGCATGCAGGGCTTCGAGGACAAGATGCCGCACCACCTGAGCCTGGGGGAACGCAAGCGCATCGCCATCGCCACGGTCCTTGCCATGGAGCCTGATATCCTCTTGCTGGACGAGCCTTCCGCGGGGCTGGACCCGCGCGCCCGCCGCAACCTGATCCAATTGCTCCAGCGCTTGCCGCAGACCATGCTGGTCGCCAGCCACGATATGCGGCTGGTGTGGGAGCTGTGCCCGCGCACCCTGATCCTGGACGCCGGCCGGCTGGTGGCGGATGGGCCTACCGCTGTGCTCCTGCAGGATGAAGCCCTTATGGAAGCCCACGGCCTGGAAGTGCCCCTGCTGACGCCGGCACCCCGGCCGGAGGCCTCTATCCCCCATACCGTTTCGATAGCATGGAAATAAGCTCGCCCGGCGGCTGAAACCGCGGGCCTGCGCCGGCTCCCGAGGGCCTGCACTGCAGGGCGGGTTCTCTGCCCCTTGCGTACCCTTGCATACCCCCACACTTGATGTTATACTTATGCTGGTGCCGTGCTTCATCCCATCACAACCATGCCATGGGGGTAGCGCAATATGGCGCGATCGCGCAGACATCTTCTGCTGGTCGAAGATACGCCCCAGCATCAAGAACTGATGCTCAAAACCCTCACCACCACCCACCCTGAGTGGAGCATTGACGCGTTCGAGACTGGGGAGGACGCCCTGGCCGCGGCGCGGCATACTTTCTACGACGCCGGCATCCTCGACTTCACCCTACCGGGCATCACCGGGCTGGAGGTCGGCGCCCAACTGCGCGCCTTGGTCCCCGACATGCCCCTGGTGCTGGTCACCGCCCGCGGCAGTGAGAAGGTCGCCGCACAGGCCCTGCGCACCGGCTTCGCCGAGTACCTCATCAAAGAGGGAGACTATCTCGAACTGCTCCCGCTGGCCGTGGCCCGCGCCATCGAAACAGTGGAAGCCGCCCGCGAGCGCGAGCAGATGCGCAAAGACCTTCTGCGGCGCACCGAGGAACTGAGCGCCCTCAACGCCGTTTCCACAGCGGTGGTCAGCTCCCTGAGCCTGCAGGAGATTCTGGCGGAAGCGCTCGGCCGCACCATCGCCGTCCTGGGGGCGGAGGCCGGCGCCATCTACGTCGTGGACGCCGCCCGCCGGCGCGCTTCCATCGGTGCCCAGCAGGGCATTGACTCCACCACCCTCGCCCTGCTGGAGCGGTGGGTGCCCAGCCGCACCGGCATCCGCCGGCTGATGGAGGACCGCCGCACTATCACCACCCTGGCGGATATCGTCCGCCTGGAAAGCGTCGAGGAATTCTCCTCAGAAGAACTGGCGGAGCTGGAAACCTTTGTCGCCACCCCGTTGAAGGCCAGCGGCGTGCTGATGGGCGTGCTGTGCGCGCGGCCGCGCCCGGAACGCCCGTTCACGGCGGCGGAGCGCGCCCTGCTGGCCGCCCTGGGCCGGCCCATCGGCATGGCCATGGCCAACGCGCAG belongs to Anaerolineae bacterium and includes:
- a CDS encoding ABC transporter ATP-binding protein yields the protein MIVDLAVRVEKLRFAYPDGRLALDDVSFAIAPGEKVAVVGPNGAGKSTLFLHLNGVLHGQNEGRIWVAGVELTDKSLRQVRARVGLVFQDPDDQLFSPTVFEDVAFGPLHMGLPEEEVRRRVTQALTAVGMQGFEDKMPHHLSLGERKRIAIATVLAMEPDILLLDEPSAGLDPRARRNLIQLLQRLPQTMLVASHDMRLVWELCPRTLILDAGRLVADGPTAVLLQDEALMEAHGLEVPLLTPAPRPEASIPHTVSIAWK